In Pseudoalteromonas sp. MM1, a single window of DNA contains:
- a CDS encoding DUF3034 family protein — protein MKKVKCLLLGLLLSSSFSSLASDGKLLATPGVSQIEGSGGGGIVPWAQLAGYASEDEFSVNGFCSRADVTDYTLDVCGAQVNLFNRVELSYAQQRFDVPALDTEIEQSITGAKIRLYGDIVYSKWPQLSLGVQHKSLDDGAVATFVGAKDTSGTDYFLAASKLHLGAVGGLNWFWNVTTRYSEANQLGLLGYGGAGNDAEILFEGSTALFLSRSVAVGIEYRQKSNNLNLGEQDWKDLFVAWMPNKHVSVTAAYLDLGSIAGASDQTGWYLSVTGYW, from the coding sequence ATGAAAAAAGTTAAGTGTTTATTGCTAGGGTTATTACTTAGTTCTAGTTTTTCTAGTTTAGCAAGCGATGGTAAATTATTAGCAACCCCTGGGGTCTCGCAAATAGAAGGCAGTGGAGGCGGCGGTATTGTGCCATGGGCACAACTTGCAGGCTATGCCAGTGAAGACGAGTTCTCTGTAAATGGCTTTTGTAGCCGTGCAGATGTCACAGACTACACTTTAGATGTGTGTGGCGCACAAGTTAATCTATTTAATCGAGTAGAACTTAGCTATGCACAACAGCGCTTTGACGTGCCTGCCCTAGATACCGAAATAGAGCAATCTATCACGGGCGCTAAAATTCGTTTATACGGCGATATAGTTTATAGCAAATGGCCGCAATTGAGCTTAGGGGTTCAGCATAAATCTCTTGATGATGGCGCTGTTGCGACATTTGTAGGGGCAAAGGATACTAGCGGGACAGATTATTTTCTCGCAGCTAGTAAACTCCACTTAGGGGCTGTAGGGGGGCTTAACTGGTTTTGGAACGTCACAACTCGCTACAGTGAGGCTAATCAACTCGGGTTGCTTGGTTATGGTGGGGCAGGTAACGATGCCGAAATTTTATTTGAAGGCAGCACTGCTTTGTTTTTAAGTCGTAGTGTTGCTGTTGGTATTGAATATAGGCAAAAATCTAATAACTTAAATTTAGGCGAGCAAGACTGGAAAGATTTATTTGTTGCTTGGATGCCAAACAAGCACGTGAGTGTAACCGCCGCATATTTAGATTTAGGTAGCATTGCAGGTGCGAGCGATCAAACAGGGTGGTACTTATCAGTAACAGGGTATTGGTA